One Janthinobacterium sp. J1-1 genomic region harbors:
- a CDS encoding efflux RND transporter permease subunit, translating to MIAKLIRWSISNRFLVLLATVFITAWGIWSLARTPLDAIPDLSDVQVIIRTSYPGQAPQIVENQVTYPLTTTMLSVPGAKTVRGYSFFGDSFVYILFEDGTDPYWARSRVLEYLNQVQSRLPPQAKTALGPDATGVGWVYEYALVDRSGKTDLSQLRALQDWFLKYELKAVSNVSEVASIGGMVRQYQIVLDPDKMRAFNIPHGKIIDAVQKANQETGGSVLELGEAEYMVRASGYLKSLDDFRKIPLMTTDAGVSVRLGDVARIQIGPEMRRGIAELNGEGEVAGGVIIMRSGKNALETIDAVKVKLEKLKASLPPGVEIIPTYDRSNLIKRAVTNLKEKLIEEFIVVAVVCALFLFHLRSALVAIITLPIGILIAFIVMYYQGVNANIMSLGGIAIAVGAMVDAAVVMIENAHKHIEVWNHAHPGKQLKGNEHWRVIGDAAVEVGPALFFSLLIIVLSFIPVFTLEAQEGRMFSPLAFTKTYAMAAAAGLAVTLIPILMGYLIRGRIPDEQKNPLNRFLIALYRPLLDVVLRFPKLTLLAAALVAAITIWPMSRLGGEFMPPLDEGDVLYMPSALPGLSAGKVAQLLQQTDRLIRTVPEVQSVFGKAGRAESATDPAPLEMFETMIQFKPRDQWRPGMTPEKLIQELDRTVKVPGLSNIWVPPIRNRIDMLATGIKSPVGVKVAGVSLQEIDRITGEIERAVKKVPGVSSALAERLNGGRYIDVNINRDAAARYGLNIADLQSVVSAAIGGDNIGETVEGLQRFPINVRYPREVRDSVEKLRQLPVLTERGAQIRLGDVAAIRIDDGPPMLKSENARLSGWVYVDIRDRDLSSTVYDMKQVVAREVKLPAGYSIAWSGQFEYLERATEKLKIVVPATLLIIFVLLYLTFKRFDEAALIMATLPFALAGGIWLLWLLDYHLSVAGGVGFIALAGVSAEFGVIMLLYLKHAWEERLVNGNANETDLLDAIREGAVLRVRPKAMTVAVIIAGLVPIMLGTGTGSEVMQRIAAPMVGGMITAPLLSMFVVPAVYLLLRRRQIRAAGSAAAEEN from the coding sequence ATGATCGCAAAACTGATCCGCTGGTCTATCAGCAACCGTTTTCTGGTCTTGTTGGCGACTGTATTCATTACGGCCTGGGGCATATGGTCGCTGGCGCGCACGCCGCTCGATGCCATTCCCGACCTGTCGGACGTGCAGGTTATTATCCGCACCAGCTATCCGGGGCAGGCGCCACAAATCGTAGAGAATCAGGTCACGTATCCACTGACCACCACCATGCTGTCGGTGCCGGGTGCCAAGACAGTGCGCGGATACTCGTTTTTCGGTGACTCCTTCGTCTACATTCTGTTTGAAGACGGTACCGATCCGTACTGGGCGCGTTCACGGGTGTTGGAATATCTGAACCAGGTGCAGTCACGCCTGCCACCGCAGGCAAAAACTGCGCTCGGACCCGATGCGACCGGCGTCGGCTGGGTCTATGAATATGCGCTGGTCGACCGTAGCGGCAAGACCGATTTGTCGCAATTACGCGCCTTGCAGGACTGGTTTCTCAAGTATGAGTTGAAAGCGGTGTCCAACGTCTCGGAAGTGGCCAGCATTGGCGGCATGGTGCGTCAGTACCAGATCGTGCTCGATCCGGACAAGATGCGCGCCTTTAACATCCCGCATGGCAAAATTATCGATGCCGTGCAGAAAGCCAATCAGGAAACTGGCGGCTCCGTGCTGGAATTGGGCGAGGCCGAATACATGGTACGGGCCTCCGGTTATCTGAAGTCGCTGGACGACTTCCGCAAGATTCCCTTGATGACGACTGACGCCGGCGTATCGGTGCGGCTGGGCGATGTTGCGCGCATCCAGATCGGGCCTGAAATGCGGCGCGGGATTGCCGAATTGAATGGTGAGGGCGAAGTTGCTGGCGGCGTGATCATCATGCGTTCCGGGAAAAATGCGCTGGAAACCATCGATGCCGTCAAGGTCAAGCTGGAAAAGCTAAAAGCAAGCCTGCCTCCTGGCGTCGAAATCATTCCTACCTACGACCGGTCGAATCTGATCAAGCGTGCTGTGACCAACCTGAAAGAAAAGCTGATCGAGGAATTCATTGTCGTCGCTGTGGTCTGTGCGCTGTTCCTGTTTCACTTGCGCTCGGCGTTGGTGGCCATCATCACGCTGCCGATCGGCATCCTGATCGCCTTTATCGTCATGTATTATCAGGGAGTCAACGCCAATATCATGTCGCTGGGCGGTATCGCCATTGCCGTCGGCGCCATGGTCGATGCCGCCGTGGTGATGATCGAGAATGCCCATAAGCATATTGAAGTCTGGAATCATGCCCATCCGGGTAAACAGCTGAAGGGCAATGAGCACTGGCGTGTCATTGGCGACGCTGCGGTTGAGGTTGGGCCAGCACTGTTCTTTTCGCTTTTGATCATCGTTCTCTCGTTCATTCCTGTGTTCACTCTGGAAGCGCAGGAGGGGCGCATGTTTTCGCCGCTGGCCTTTACCAAGACGTATGCGATGGCGGCGGCGGCTGGATTGGCGGTGACGTTGATTCCCATTTTAATGGGCTATCTGATCCGAGGCCGGATTCCCGATGAGCAAAAGAATCCCCTCAATCGCTTCCTGATCGCGCTATACCGCCCCCTGCTCGATGTCGTACTGCGTTTTCCAAAGCTGACTTTGCTGGCGGCAGCGCTGGTAGCGGCCATCACGATCTGGCCCATGAGTCGACTCGGCGGCGAATTTATGCCGCCACTGGATGAAGGCGATGTGCTGTACATGCCGTCGGCGTTGCCCGGTCTGTCGGCCGGCAAGGTCGCGCAGTTGTTGCAGCAGACCGACAGGCTGATCAGAACGGTACCTGAGGTACAAAGCGTCTTCGGCAAGGCCGGCCGAGCCGAGAGCGCCACTGATCCGGCGCCGCTGGAAATGTTCGAAACCATGATCCAGTTCAAGCCGCGCGATCAGTGGCGCCCTGGCATGACGCCGGAAAAATTGATACAGGAACTGGATCGCACCGTCAAGGTGCCTGGGCTGTCCAACATCTGGGTGCCGCCGATCCGCAACCGAATTGACATGTTGGCCACCGGCATCAAAAGCCCGGTCGGCGTCAAGGTGGCAGGCGTTAGCTTGCAGGAAATTGACCGCATCACAGGTGAAATAGAACGCGCAGTCAAGAAGGTGCCAGGCGTCTCCTCGGCGCTGGCCGAGCGCCTGAATGGCGGACGGTACATCGACGTCAACATCAATCGCGACGCGGCCGCCCGCTACGGCTTGAATATTGCAGACCTGCAAAGCGTGGTGTCAGCAGCGATCGGCGGCGACAATATCGGTGAAACTGTCGAAGGATTGCAGCGTTTCCCGATTAATGTGCGCTATCCACGCGAGGTGCGCGACTCAGTCGAGAAACTGCGCCAGCTACCGGTGCTGACAGAGCGGGGTGCGCAAATCCGGCTGGGTGATGTCGCCGCGATCCGCATTGACGACGGACCGCCGATGCTCAAGAGTGAGAATGCCCGGCTGTCAGGCTGGGTGTATGTCGATATTCGCGATCGCGACTTGAGTTCGACTGTGTATGACATGAAGCAAGTCGTCGCCCGGGAAGTCAAATTGCCAGCGGGTTACTCCATTGCTTGGTCGGGGCAGTTCGAATATTTAGAACGTGCCACAGAAAAACTCAAAATCGTCGTGCCAGCGACCTTGCTCATTATCTTCGTGCTGCTCTACCTGACCTTCAAGCGCTTTGACGAAGCGGCCTTAATCATGGCAACGCTACCGTTTGCGCTGGCCGGCGGCATTTGGCTACTCTGGTTGCTCGACTATCACCTGTCAGTCGCCGGCGGCGTCGGCTTCATCGCGTTGGCTGGTGTCTCGGCCGAATTCGGCGTCATCATGCTGCTTTATTTGAAGCATGCCTGGGAGGAACGTCTGGTGAATGGTAACGCCAATGAAACCGATCTGCTCGATGCAATTCGTGAAGGTGCGGTCTTGCGCGTGCGCCCCAAGGCAATGACGGTGGCGGTCATTATCGCCGGCCTGGTGCCGATTATGCTGGGCACCGGCACCGGGTCGGAGGTCATGCAGCGCATCGCCGCGCCGATGGTTGGCGGCATGATTACCGCGCCGTTGTTGTCCATGTTTGTGGTCCCTGCGGTTTATCTGCTGCTTCGTCGGCGTCAGATCCGTGCCGCCGGCTCGGCAGCAGCAGAGGAGAATTAG
- a CDS encoding Tn3 family transposase, producing the protein MTNIHETAYPRLKQEFTEQELGAIYTPSRAQIDHIFTLYRQASHRTFLLIQLMLLQRLGYFVPLSSIPSIVVRHICEHSGLRVPAKRALAQYDQSGSKTTHQRRLRGYVGIRVMDSSDEYWLEDQALQAAHTKQELPDIINVLIEELVQRRLELPGFTYLFRLARQSRTSVNDGIYKAVASELPTCVVERFEHMLSAGENLRIWDSLKREPKQPNVRAVTDFLAHIDTMIALAQDLPNTEAIAATKREQLVLEARALDVAEMRRIKPLKRHTLIVLLIQSQLQKAMDDIAEIFIKTIRSLHNGAEERLRQYHLQHAEQIERLIGQFREVLTVLSEEASEEERVARVEQSLDGDLAAWITECDEHMAYAGNNYYPFMLVGYVGKRSLLFKCLEALSLKSSSQDQSLLAAIAIIQKHRSSHKEQLPAAEGALPELALDWMSDKWRKLFFGRVAADAPANVHRKYFELAVMTQVMDELKSGDLYVEHSGDYDDYRNHLVDWEQYEREVKAYGELVGLSVEAPAFVAQLRDKLGSLARDVDSRFPQNSLADIDESGIVIRRMERPKPPPELDAIEQMVTNEMDPVSILDVLTETEKWLDLHKLFGPLSGFEAKVDDPRKRFITTLFCYGCNLGATQTARSIKGLSRKQVAWLNLKHVTEQRLDKAIVKVINAYNRFALPRYWGSGKSASADGTKWNIYEANLLSEYHIRYGGYGGIGYYHVSDKYIALFSHFIPCGVYEAVYILDGLINNQSDIQPDTLHGDTQAQSTPVFGLASLLGIDLMPRIRNIKDLVFFKADKADQYDNIGSLFRGSIDWELIARHMKDMLRVVISIKAGKIAPSTILRRLGTASRKNKLYYAFRELGRVHRTMFLLKYINDAELRRTIHAATNKSEEFNGFIKWLFFGGEGIIAENVRHEQRKVIKYNQLVANMVILHNVHEMTRLLKTIQAKGYVLTEEVLRGLAPYRKGHINRFGEYMLDLEREVAPMNYKVEFTK; encoded by the coding sequence ATGACGAATATCCATGAAACGGCTTATCCACGCCTGAAACAAGAGTTCACTGAGCAGGAGCTCGGGGCGATCTACACGCCTTCGCGCGCACAAATTGACCATATCTTCACGCTGTATCGCCAAGCATCGCATCGTACTTTTTTGCTGATCCAACTTATGCTGTTGCAAAGGCTCGGTTATTTCGTCCCTTTGTCGAGCATCCCGTCTATCGTGGTGCGGCATATCTGCGAACATAGCGGTCTGCGCGTTCCGGCAAAACGAGCGCTGGCGCAATACGATCAATCCGGTAGCAAGACAACACACCAGCGCCGTCTGCGCGGGTACGTGGGGATCCGGGTGATGGACTCGTCCGATGAATACTGGCTGGAAGATCAGGCCCTGCAGGCTGCCCATACCAAGCAGGAGCTACCCGACATTATCAATGTCCTGATTGAGGAGTTGGTCCAGCGTCGCCTGGAACTGCCTGGATTCACCTACTTGTTCAGGCTGGCTCGCCAGTCCCGCACCAGCGTCAACGACGGCATCTATAAGGCCGTGGCTAGCGAATTGCCAACATGCGTGGTCGAGCGTTTTGAACACATGCTCTCTGCCGGTGAGAACCTGCGCATATGGGATAGCCTCAAACGCGAGCCGAAGCAGCCCAATGTGCGTGCGGTGACGGATTTCTTGGCCCACATTGACACCATGATCGCGCTGGCGCAGGACCTGCCCAATACTGAGGCCATCGCCGCAACCAAGCGTGAACAACTCGTTTTGGAGGCGCGTGCCCTGGATGTGGCGGAAATGCGGCGGATCAAGCCTCTCAAGCGCCACACCCTCATCGTGCTGCTGATTCAAAGCCAGTTACAGAAGGCAATGGACGATATCGCCGAAATCTTCATCAAGACCATCCGCAGTTTGCATAACGGCGCCGAGGAACGGTTGCGGCAATATCACCTGCAGCACGCCGAACAGATTGAGCGTTTGATCGGACAGTTCCGCGAAGTGCTGACCGTCCTGAGCGAAGAGGCCAGCGAAGAGGAGCGCGTCGCCCGGGTCGAGCAATCCCTCGACGGGGATCTGGCGGCATGGATTACTGAATGCGACGAGCACATGGCGTATGCTGGCAATAACTATTATCCGTTCATGCTGGTCGGGTATGTTGGCAAGCGCAGCCTGCTCTTCAAGTGCCTCGAAGCGCTCAGTCTGAAATCGAGCTCCCAGGATCAGAGCCTGCTGGCGGCGATCGCCATCATCCAAAAGCATCGCTCCAGCCACAAGGAACAACTGCCAGCGGCAGAAGGTGCGCTACCTGAATTGGCACTGGACTGGATGTCCGATAAGTGGCGCAAGCTGTTTTTTGGCCGAGTCGCAGCCGATGCCCCAGCGAACGTGCATCGCAAGTATTTCGAACTTGCCGTGATGACGCAAGTCATGGATGAACTCAAGTCGGGCGATCTGTACGTCGAGCATAGCGGCGACTACGATGATTATCGCAACCACCTGGTGGACTGGGAGCAATACGAGCGTGAAGTGAAAGCCTATGGTGAACTGGTAGGGCTGTCGGTGGAAGCTCCGGCGTTTGTCGCGCAGTTGCGCGACAAACTCGGCAGTCTAGCGCGCGACGTTGACAGCCGATTCCCGCAAAATAGCCTTGCCGATATAGACGAGAGCGGCATTGTGATCCGTCGCATGGAGCGCCCGAAGCCGCCACCCGAACTTGACGCCATCGAGCAGATGGTCACCAATGAAATGGATCCGGTGAGCATCCTTGATGTATTGACCGAGACTGAAAAATGGTTGGACTTGCATAAACTCTTCGGTCCGTTGTCCGGCTTCGAGGCCAAAGTAGACGATCCGCGCAAGCGCTTCATCACTACGTTGTTTTGCTATGGTTGTAACCTGGGCGCCACGCAAACCGCACGCTCGATCAAGGGACTGAGCCGCAAGCAGGTGGCCTGGCTCAATCTCAAGCATGTCACCGAGCAGCGTCTGGACAAGGCGATCGTCAAGGTGATCAATGCATACAACCGCTTCGCATTGCCACGTTATTGGGGGTCGGGAAAGAGCGCGTCGGCCGACGGTACCAAATGGAACATTTACGAGGCTAACCTGCTTTCCGAATACCATATCCGCTACGGTGGATACGGCGGCATTGGCTACTACCATGTGTCCGACAAGTACATCGCGTTGTTCAGTCACTTTATTCCATGCGGCGTCTATGAGGCGGTTTACATCCTCGATGGGCTAATCAACAACCAGTCGGACATCCAGCCAGATACGCTGCACGGCGATACCCAGGCCCAAAGCACGCCTGTCTTTGGCCTGGCTTCGCTGCTGGGTATCGACCTGATGCCGCGCATCCGCAATATCAAAGATCTGGTGTTCTTCAAGGCGGACAAGGCCGACCAGTATGACAATATTGGCAGCCTGTTCCGTGGATCGATCGACTGGGAACTGATCGCGCGCCATATGAAGGACATGCTGCGCGTCGTTATTTCCATCAAAGCGGGCAAGATTGCGCCATCGACGATCCTGCGCCGCCTAGGGACCGCTAGCCGCAAGAACAAGCTCTACTACGCGTTCCGCGAGCTCGGCAGGGTACATCGGACAATGTTCCTGCTCAAGTACATCAACGACGCAGAATTGCGTCGTACCATCCATGCAGCAACCAACAAGAGCGAGGAATTCAACGGCTTCATCAAATGGTTGTTTTTTGGGGGCGAAGGCATCATTGCCGAAAACGTTCGGCACGAACAGCGCAAGGTTATCAAGTACAACCAGCTCGTTGCGAACATGGTCATCCTGCACAATGTCCATGAGATGACGCGGCTCCTCAAGACAATACAGGCAAAGGGATATGTGCTAACGGAGGAGGTGCTTCGCGGCTTAGCGCCATATCGGAAAGGGCACATCAACCGATTCGGCGAATATATGCTGGACCTTGAACGCGAGGTGGCCCCGATGAATTATAAAGTCGAATTTACCAAATAA
- a CDS encoding TolC family protein gives MSIPYTVHTNARVVRLHPFMKTALTLALTVPLLAFVHDARAAPQPVTFTEALQQAVARSRQLHAQDQATVAAHEMAVAVAQRPDPTLKVGIDNVPLSGTDRFSLSGDFMTMRRIGISQELTRADKLRWRSARLEREADKAQAQKDVALAAIQRDTAISWLNVYYIRKMSVVLTEQVVFSRQEIDAATAAYRGGRGSQADVLAARSALLTIEDRTSQVERDLNTAKNMLVRWTGSSGELAEASMPDLGTIPLDPALLDTELAHRPQIMVLNRQEEAAQADVNLAQANRRPDWSIEFAFQQRGAAYSNMVSVGLSLPLQWDRKNRQDRELSSKLALVEQARSERDELLREDAANIRALLIEWRSGQERSERYALQLLPLADERSQAVLASYRGGKASLAEVLAARRNSADMHVQLLQLQMNTAQFWAQLRFLFPDIAITQISAVHRQQEFK, from the coding sequence ATGTCAATCCCGTACACCGTGCATACAAATGCACGCGTCGTCCGCCTTCACCCATTCATGAAGACGGCGTTAACTCTCGCCCTTACTGTTCCGCTGCTTGCCTTCGTTCATGATGCGCGCGCGGCCCCCCAGCCAGTCACCTTCACCGAGGCGCTGCAGCAGGCTGTCGCCCGCTCGCGCCAACTTCATGCGCAGGACCAGGCAACTGTCGCCGCACACGAAATGGCGGTAGCAGTGGCGCAGCGCCCCGATCCCACTCTCAAGGTCGGCATCGATAATGTGCCCTTAAGTGGCACCGATCGCTTTAGTTTGAGCGGGGATTTCATGACGATGCGGCGCATCGGCATTTCGCAGGAACTGACACGCGCCGATAAATTGCGCTGGCGTTCCGCACGTCTTGAGCGCGAAGCCGACAAGGCGCAGGCGCAAAAAGATGTCGCACTCGCCGCGATTCAGCGCGACACGGCGATCTCCTGGCTCAACGTCTACTACATTCGGAAAATGTCAGTTGTTCTGACAGAACAAGTGGTCTTTTCCCGCCAGGAAATTGACGCCGCTACGGCCGCCTATCGGGGCGGGCGTGGCAGCCAGGCCGACGTGCTGGCTGCGCGATCTGCCTTGTTAACCATCGAAGATCGAACCAGCCAGGTCGAGCGCGACCTCAACACGGCAAAAAACATGCTGGTGCGTTGGACCGGCAGCAGCGGCGAACTTGCCGAGGCCAGCATGCCCGACCTGGGCACCATCCCTCTGGATCCGGCCTTGCTCGATACCGAACTGGCGCACCGCCCGCAGATCATGGTGTTGAATCGGCAGGAAGAAGCCGCCCAGGCCGACGTCAATCTGGCACAAGCGAACCGGCGCCCGGACTGGAGTATCGAGTTTGCATTCCAGCAGCGCGGCGCGGCCTATTCGAACATGGTCTCCGTTGGCCTGTCCCTGCCATTGCAGTGGGATCGCAAGAACCGGCAGGACCGCGAGCTAAGCTCCAAACTTGCCTTGGTCGAACAAGCGAGGAGCGAACGCGACGAACTTCTGCGAGAAGATGCCGCCAACATCCGTGCCTTGCTCATCGAATGGAGGAGCGGCCAAGAACGTAGCGAGCGCTACGCGCTCCAGCTGTTGCCCCTTGCCGACGAGCGAAGCCAGGCAGTCCTGGCCTCCTATCGTGGCGGAAAAGCCTCTTTGGCTGAGGTGCTCGCGGCCAGGCGTAACAGTGCGGACATGCACGTTCAGTTGCTGCAGTTGCAGATGAATACAGCCCAGTTCTGGGCACAGCTTCGCTTTCTCTTTCCCGACATCGCAATCACGCAGATTTCCGCAGTACATCGCCAGCAGGAATTCAAATGA
- a CDS encoding IS66 family transposase: MLNLADLPNDIDALKALLLAQQQVVAGLTEQLNTRAVEIEHLKLQIAKLRRMQFGRKSEKLDHQIEQLELQLEDLQADEGEAAREMPAADQAPRKKSVRRSLPDHLPRDEKMYPPPGEACPACGGGLHPLGEDVAEQLEWIPGSFRVIRHTRPKLACKCCDTIVQAPAPSRPIARGIAGPGLLAHVLVAKFADHLPLYRQSVIYAREGVELERALLANWVGAASALLRPLVDAIRRHVLAGTKLHADDTPIPVLAPGNGKTKTARLWTYVRDDSASGDTTPAAVWFAYTPDRKGIHPQTHLANFKGVLQADAYAGFNALYVDGTIQEAACWAHARRKFHDLHAARPSAITTEALRRIAELYVIEAEIRGKPPHERQQVRQQRSRPLLDDFGNWLRATLEKLSRKSDTAAAIQYALNLWPALLRYCDNGIIEIDNSAAERALRGVAIGRRNYLFAGADSGGERAAAIYSLIGTAKLNGVDPEAWLRHVLANIADHPVNRVDDFLPWNCATQFPSA; this comes from the coding sequence ATGCTCAACCTCGCCGACCTGCCCAACGATATCGATGCCTTGAAAGCATTGCTGCTCGCGCAGCAGCAGGTCGTCGCCGGCTTGACTGAGCAGCTCAACACGCGCGCCGTCGAGATCGAGCATCTCAAGCTGCAGATTGCCAAATTGCGGCGCATGCAGTTCGGCCGCAAGTCGGAAAAGCTCGACCACCAGATCGAGCAACTGGAGTTGCAACTGGAAGACCTGCAGGCTGACGAGGGCGAAGCGGCGCGCGAGATGCCAGCGGCCGACCAGGCGCCGCGCAAGAAATCGGTGCGCCGGTCCTTGCCAGATCACTTGCCGCGAGACGAGAAAATGTACCCGCCGCCAGGCGAAGCTTGCCCCGCCTGCGGCGGTGGTCTGCACCCCTTGGGCGAGGACGTTGCCGAACAACTCGAATGGATACCAGGCAGTTTCCGCGTGATCCGCCATACGCGTCCAAAACTGGCCTGCAAGTGCTGCGACACCATCGTGCAGGCACCCGCTCCAAGCCGGCCGATTGCACGCGGCATCGCCGGGCCGGGCTTGCTGGCACATGTGCTGGTGGCCAAGTTTGCCGACCATCTCCCGCTGTACCGGCAGTCGGTGATCTATGCCCGCGAAGGCGTTGAACTGGAACGTGCGCTGCTGGCGAACTGGGTTGGTGCCGCCAGCGCCTTGTTGCGCCCGCTGGTGGACGCGATCCGGCGCCATGTGCTCGCTGGCACCAAGCTGCACGCCGACGACACGCCGATTCCGGTGCTGGCGCCGGGCAATGGCAAGACGAAAACAGCACGGCTGTGGACCTACGTGCGTGACGATAGCGCCTCCGGCGACACCACGCCGGCAGCGGTCTGGTTTGCCTACACGCCGGACCGCAAAGGCATTCATCCGCAAACTCACCTGGCCAACTTCAAGGGCGTGCTGCAGGCCGATGCGTATGCCGGTTTCAATGCACTCTATGTCGACGGCACGATACAGGAAGCGGCGTGCTGGGCACATGCGCGCCGCAAGTTCCACGATCTGCATGCAGCCAGACCATCGGCCATCACGACCGAGGCCCTGCGCCGGATCGCCGAGCTGTATGTGATCGAGGCCGAGATACGCGGCAAGCCGCCGCACGAACGACAGCAGGTGCGCCAGCAACGATCACGACCATTGCTCGACGACTTCGGCAACTGGCTACGCGCCACGCTTGAAAAGCTGTCGCGCAAGTCGGACACGGCGGCGGCAATCCAGTACGCGCTCAATCTGTGGCCGGCGTTGCTGCGCTACTGCGACAACGGCATCATCGAGATCGACAACTCGGCCGCTGAACGCGCGCTGCGTGGCGTTGCCATCGGCCGGCGCAACTACCTGTTCGCCGGTGCCGACAGCGGTGGTGAACGTGCAGCGGCCATCTACTCGCTCATCGGCACGGCCAAACTCAACGGTGTTGACCCCGAGGCCTGGCTACGCCATGTGCTGGCCAACATCGCCGATCATCCGGTCAACCGGGTCGACGACTTCCTGCCCTGGAACTGCGCCACGCAGTTCCCTTCGGCTTAA
- a CDS encoding efflux RND transporter periplasmic adaptor subunit, with protein MNNKKLRVLVLAGALAAVAYAGYQFGVRQAHEAVSPGDVKAVSGNAAGAASAANKKPLYWHDPMVPGQKFDKPGKSPFMDMPLVPVYAAGDGEDSNVTISPRVQQNLGVRTALVTSGKMSGGLVAVGNVAYDERDVALVQARSGGFVERLYARALLDPVKKGQPLADLYVPDWIAAQEDYLASRRMQGNETASLVDAARQRMRLVGMSDGQIRLVESSGKLHPRLTVSAPINGVIAELGAREGMTVSAGAPLFRINGLATVWVNAEVPESVAAKVRPGDAVEARVQALAGSIFKGTVNAILPEVNAATRTLKARVELSNPGAQLLPGMFATLTFASNSGADVLQVPSEAVIQTGTRSVVMLAQEGGKFMPVDVEVGSEGNGLTEIRKGLSAGQKVVVSAQFLVDSEASLKGTTTRMSDTPSPNADKAPPRHHGVGKVEQIGKDEITISHGPITSLQWGAMTMGFKVPSTGMPRNIGIGDRVAFDIKQGEDGSFEIVAIAPTSGAPKPENKPMGGMKAPAGVAK; from the coding sequence ATGAACAATAAAAAATTACGCGTCCTGGTACTTGCGGGTGCCCTTGCAGCGGTCGCTTATGCCGGTTACCAGTTTGGCGTACGACAAGCACATGAAGCAGTATCTCCAGGTGACGTCAAGGCAGTATCCGGCAACGCAGCAGGCGCCGCGAGTGCTGCCAACAAGAAACCACTATATTGGCATGACCCCATGGTGCCGGGCCAGAAGTTTGACAAACCCGGCAAGTCACCGTTCATGGATATGCCGCTAGTGCCCGTCTATGCTGCGGGAGATGGTGAGGATAGTAATGTCACGATCAGCCCGCGGGTCCAGCAAAATCTGGGAGTGCGTACAGCACTTGTCACATCAGGAAAGATGTCCGGCGGCTTGGTTGCCGTCGGTAACGTCGCCTATGACGAGCGCGACGTGGCACTGGTGCAGGCGCGCAGCGGTGGATTTGTAGAGCGCTTGTATGCGCGTGCCCTGCTCGATCCGGTGAAAAAGGGGCAACCCTTGGCTGACTTGTATGTCCCTGACTGGATCGCGGCACAAGAAGACTATCTGGCGAGCCGTCGTATGCAAGGCAATGAAACAGCATCCCTGGTCGACGCTGCCCGCCAGCGCATGCGGCTAGTTGGTATGAGTGACGGGCAAATCCGGCTAGTCGAATCGAGTGGAAAGCTCCATCCACGCTTGACAGTCTCAGCACCCATCAACGGTGTGATCGCAGAACTTGGCGCCCGGGAAGGAATGACCGTCTCCGCCGGTGCGCCGCTGTTTCGCATCAATGGGCTCGCGACAGTGTGGGTCAACGCGGAAGTGCCCGAGAGCGTGGCGGCCAAGGTTCGCCCCGGGGACGCCGTCGAAGCGCGGGTACAAGCGCTAGCCGGAAGTATTTTCAAGGGCACGGTGAATGCCATTTTGCCGGAAGTTAATGCCGCGACGCGAACCCTGAAAGCCCGTGTGGAGCTGTCTAACCCCGGCGCTCAGTTGCTGCCCGGCATGTTTGCTACGCTGACCTTCGCGTCAAACAGTGGCGCCGATGTTTTGCAGGTGCCATCGGAAGCAGTCATCCAGACGGGTACACGCAGCGTTGTCATGCTTGCCCAGGAGGGCGGCAAGTTTATGCCCGTCGATGTGGAGGTCGGCAGCGAAGGCAATGGTCTCACCGAAATCCGCAAGGGCCTGTCCGCTGGCCAGAAGGTGGTCGTCTCGGCGCAGTTCCTGGTCGATTCGGAGGCCAGCCTGAAGGGAACCACGACACGCATGAGCGATACGCCATCCCCGAACGCAGACAAGGCCCCCCCGCGCCACCATGGGGTAGGCAAGGTCGAACAGATCGGCAAGGATGAAATCACCATCTCGCATGGCCCTATCACGTCGCTGCAGTGGGGGGCAATGACGATGGGCTTCAAAGTGCCTTCCACGGGCATGCCGCGCAATATCGGTATAGGTGACCGAGTCGCCTTCGACATCAAACAAGGCGAAGATGGCAGCTTTGAGATCGTGGCCATTGCGCCGACCTCCGGTGCGCCGAAACCCGAGAACAAACCCATGGGTGGCATGAAGGCACCTGCGGGAGTGGCAAAATGA
- a CDS encoding flagellar basal body protein produces MTLTIWQQVSINERALGLRAYRQELLASNIANADTPGYVAVDIDIEKALKTGKSKDDVSLQFRIPAQGSIDGNTVDMDVERAQFAHNSLMYEYSVDRVKGRFKELDDLLKNTPY; encoded by the coding sequence TTGACGCTTACGATTTGGCAGCAGGTGAGTATCAATGAACGTGCGCTCGGACTGCGGGCGTACCGTCAAGAACTTCTCGCATCCAATATCGCGAATGCCGATACGCCTGGATATGTGGCGGTAGATATTGACATTGAGAAGGCCTTAAAAACAGGAAAGTCAAAAGATGACGTTTCCCTGCAATTTCGTATTCCAGCCCAAGGTAGCATTGATGGAAACACCGTTGATATGGATGTTGAACGGGCCCAATTTGCTCACAATTCCCTCATGTATGAATACAGCGTTGATCGTGTCAAGGGACGCTTCAAGGAACTAGATGACCTTTTGAAAAATACACCATATTAG